Proteins co-encoded in one Desulfitobacterium hafniense DCB-2 genomic window:
- a CDS encoding MFS transporter — MQKQYLRPMVILVIIQFLVMVGFGIVIPILPFLIEELGGGAFSLGLFMSAYSIMQFFFAPFWGRLSDRIGRRPVLLIGLSGYGITFFLYGMAGNLPLLIAFRALSGVVSSATLPTAMAYMADITEGADRSKSMGMLGAAMGLGMVFGPALGGFLGHYSFTLPFYFAGTLALLVLPFAWKLLPETLKEPNLESKPKVRFHPGVIRDPLFPLFIFNFVLSFTMAMFESTFTLFAAERVGFGPQEMGIVFMIIGITGVIVQGMLIGKVVRRFGDAKPAKVGALLCAVAFLWLLWAPNAILLVLGTVVFMIGNSFMVPTGSSLVSKNSHTGQGASLGVFQSFGSLGRIAGPLVGGGIYGLSMNTPYVIGAATLVLCLIFFGTKIQDRKAGEPGTPA, encoded by the coding sequence ATGCAAAAGCAATATCTTCGGCCGATGGTTATTTTGGTCATTATCCAGTTCCTGGTTATGGTGGGCTTCGGGATAGTCATTCCCATCCTGCCTTTTTTGATAGAAGAACTGGGCGGCGGGGCTTTCTCACTGGGGTTATTTATGTCTGCTTATTCCATTATGCAGTTCTTCTTTGCCCCCTTTTGGGGAAGGCTGTCGGATCGCATCGGCAGACGGCCTGTTCTGTTAATTGGACTTAGTGGTTATGGCATTACCTTTTTTCTCTATGGAATGGCTGGAAATCTGCCTCTTCTCATCGCTTTTCGAGCTCTGTCGGGGGTGGTCTCTTCGGCCACTTTGCCTACCGCAATGGCTTATATGGCTGATATAACGGAAGGAGCGGACCGGTCCAAGAGTATGGGGATGCTCGGAGCCGCCATGGGATTGGGGATGGTTTTCGGACCGGCCTTAGGCGGTTTCCTGGGACATTATAGCTTTACGTTACCCTTTTACTTTGCAGGAACTTTGGCTTTGCTCGTCCTGCCTTTTGCCTGGAAGCTGCTGCCTGAAACCCTCAAAGAACCCAACCTGGAATCTAAACCAAAAGTACGCTTTCATCCCGGGGTGATTCGGGATCCTTTATTCCCGCTGTTTATCTTCAATTTCGTCCTTAGCTTTACGATGGCTATGTTTGAAAGCACCTTTACCTTGTTTGCAGCCGAGCGGGTGGGATTCGGGCCTCAAGAGATGGGCATCGTTTTTATGATTATCGGCATTACTGGTGTGATCGTTCAGGGAATGCTGATTGGCAAGGTGGTCAGGCGGTTTGGGGATGCCAAACCGGCCAAGGTGGGAGCACTTCTTTGCGCTGTGGCCTTCCTCTGGCTGCTTTGGGCACCTAATGCTATCCTGTTGGTTCTGGGAACGGTAGTATTTATGATTGGAAATTCCTTTATGGTCCCCACCGGCTCCAGTTTGGTGAGCAAGAACAGTCATACCGGGCAGGGAGCTTCGCTCGGTGTATTTCAATCCTTTGGCAGCCTAGGCCGAATTGCCGGCCCTCTGGTAGGGGGAGGCATCTATGGATTATCCATGAATACCCCCTATGTCATTGGGGCGGCCACCCTGGTTTTGTGCCTGATTTTCTTTGGCACCAAGATTCAGGATCGTAAAGCGGGTGAGCCCGG
- a CDS encoding TIGR03905 family TSCPD domain-containing protein, producing the protein MSTYKTKGVCASHIHFEIKENKLYDVEFVNGCPGNLQALAVLLEGMSVDDVVERLKGIRCGHKATSCADQLVKALESSK; encoded by the coding sequence ATGAGTACTTATAAAACCAAAGGTGTTTGCGCAAGCCATATACATTTCGAGATAAAGGAAAACAAACTATACGATGTCGAATTCGTCAACGGATGTCCCGGCAACCTGCAGGCTTTAGCTGTGCTTCTGGAAGGAATGTCTGTAGACGACGTGGTGGAGCGTCTCAAAGGTATCCGCTGTGGCCATAAAGCCACATCCTGTGCCGATCAGCTTGTCAAAGCCCTGGAATCAAGCAAGTAA
- a CDS encoding FAD-binding and (Fe-S)-binding domain-containing protein, giving the protein MTHWQSGTRPLNYYVNPSDPRNLKQKEEDLKELPQEYQDFYREVSQFVPYQRIFIDPLYTLGYGIDASFYRLIPKIVIRVLNDAEMGEILRLSQRTKIPVTFRTAGTSLSGQALTDSVLLVLQGSWRHYKIHDHGKKISLEPGILGVEANRYLRSYKRKIGPDPASIDHCMIGGIAANNASGMCCGTSDNSYKTVDEMRIIFDDGTVLDTGDSSSRQYFRERKGELIRQIEEIRDELNADPDLVAMIKKKYKIKNTTGYSINAFVDFQDPIEIIKHILIGSEGTLGFISEITYKTVVDYDHKASALIMYPDMDHACRAVMKLDRDLVAAAEMMDRPSLRSVEDAPGMPDYLKSLSDTATALLVEVRGANPEELEQRIKNATAVLEDIPTIFPISFTSVKSEYETYWKIRKDIFPAVGGVRAQGTAVLIEDVAFPLERLAEATADLRDSLNKFGYTDAIIYGHALDGNWHFIFTPKFDSDEEIARYEGLMNEVNEFVVKKYNGSLKAEHGTGRNMAPFVELEWGSKTYELMKRIKSAFDPHNLLNPGVIINDNKNVYLENLKAMPASHDTIDRCTNCGFCQDICPSKHLTTTPRMRIILQREISDLKRTGRDPKRLMRLLRDYDYAGNATCATDGLCATSCPLNINTGDNTKYLRSRAITPATRKVARALAKNMNGVTGIMRFGLGAVDGVHGFLGTRILGGMARTARDVSQSKIPLWNEWMPSKGKGKVRPRPPFASAQGGEVLKVVYFPSCISRSMGPARKDKDQRPLNEVMCSLLAKAGYEVIIPPGLDKLCCGMPWESKGFFDIADEKSAELEKVLLQASENGKYPIVCDTSPCLYRMKRAFTSGIELHESVEFTHDFLLHRLKIKKARETIAVHVTCSSVKMRLSEKFKALAEACAEKVIIPDDVHCCGFAGDKGFTYPELNDAALAGLNGALPDNCAGGYSNSRTCEIGLSAHSGISYQSLIYLVDRCSSPLR; this is encoded by the coding sequence ATGACCCATTGGCAAAGCGGAACACGCCCCCTGAATTACTATGTCAACCCCAGTGATCCCCGCAATCTGAAACAGAAGGAAGAGGATCTGAAAGAGCTTCCTCAAGAATATCAGGATTTTTACCGGGAGGTATCTCAATTCGTACCTTATCAGCGGATTTTTATCGATCCTCTCTATACTTTAGGTTATGGAATTGACGCGAGCTTTTACCGCCTCATTCCCAAAATTGTGATTCGGGTTCTCAATGATGCAGAGATGGGGGAGATTCTGCGTTTATCGCAGCGGACGAAAATACCGGTCACTTTCCGCACAGCAGGCACCAGCCTTTCCGGACAAGCCCTTACGGATTCTGTGCTGTTAGTGCTGCAAGGCTCTTGGCGGCACTATAAAATTCATGACCATGGCAAAAAGATCAGCTTGGAGCCGGGGATTCTCGGCGTGGAGGCCAATCGCTATCTTCGCTCCTATAAACGCAAGATCGGCCCGGATCCTGCATCTATCGATCACTGCATGATCGGCGGCATCGCTGCCAATAATGCCAGCGGTATGTGCTGCGGCACCTCGGATAACAGCTACAAGACCGTGGATGAAATGCGGATTATCTTCGATGATGGAACGGTGTTGGATACAGGGGATTCCTCCTCGCGGCAATATTTCAGGGAACGCAAGGGAGAGCTTATCCGACAGATCGAAGAGATACGTGACGAGCTTAATGCCGATCCTGATCTGGTGGCCATGATTAAAAAGAAATATAAGATTAAAAATACCACGGGTTACAGTATTAATGCTTTTGTTGATTTTCAGGATCCCATCGAGATCATTAAACATATTCTGATTGGTTCGGAAGGGACCTTGGGTTTTATCTCTGAAATTACTTACAAGACCGTTGTGGACTATGACCATAAAGCTTCAGCCTTGATTATGTATCCGGATATGGATCATGCCTGCCGTGCCGTGATGAAACTGGATCGGGATTTGGTAGCGGCGGCTGAGATGATGGATAGGCCTTCTCTGCGCTCTGTGGAAGATGCTCCCGGAATGCCGGATTATCTGAAGAGTCTTTCCGATACGGCAACAGCACTTTTAGTCGAAGTCCGGGGAGCCAATCCTGAGGAACTGGAGCAGCGGATTAAAAACGCCACCGCTGTCCTGGAAGATATACCGACCATCTTCCCGATCAGCTTTACTTCAGTGAAATCAGAATATGAAACCTATTGGAAGATTCGTAAAGATATCTTCCCCGCCGTAGGAGGTGTGCGTGCCCAGGGTACGGCGGTTCTGATCGAAGATGTGGCCTTTCCTTTGGAGCGCTTAGCCGAAGCGACTGCCGATCTGCGGGATAGTCTCAATAAATTCGGCTATACCGATGCGATTATCTATGGCCATGCTCTGGACGGCAACTGGCATTTTATCTTCACACCTAAGTTTGACAGTGACGAAGAGATCGCTCGCTATGAGGGATTGATGAATGAGGTCAATGAATTTGTCGTGAAGAAATACAATGGTTCCCTGAAGGCTGAGCATGGCACAGGCCGCAACATGGCCCCCTTTGTGGAGCTGGAGTGGGGAAGCAAGACTTATGAGCTGATGAAACGGATTAAATCGGCTTTTGACCCCCATAATCTCTTAAACCCCGGTGTGATTATTAATGACAATAAGAATGTTTACCTGGAGAATTTGAAGGCCATGCCGGCTTCTCATGATACCATTGATCGCTGCACTAACTGTGGATTTTGCCAGGATATCTGTCCGTCCAAGCATCTCACCACCACGCCCCGGATGCGTATTATCCTGCAACGGGAGATCTCCGACTTGAAGCGAACCGGCAGGGATCCAAAACGCTTGATGCGCTTGCTCAGGGATTATGATTATGCCGGCAATGCCACCTGTGCTACCGATGGGTTATGTGCCACGTCATGCCCTCTTAACATCAATACAGGGGATAACACCAAATACTTACGCTCTCGGGCTATTACACCGGCAACCCGCAAGGTGGCAAGGGCCCTGGCCAAGAATATGAACGGGGTAACCGGCATCATGCGCTTTGGCTTAGGTGCCGTGGATGGAGTCCATGGCTTTTTGGGCACACGCATCTTAGGCGGCATGGCCAGAACAGCCCGGGACGTCTCCCAGAGCAAGATCCCCTTATGGAATGAATGGATGCCCAGCAAAGGCAAGGGCAAGGTTAGGCCCCGGCCGCCCTTTGCCTCGGCTCAAGGGGGTGAAGTCCTGAAAGTCGTGTATTTCCCCAGCTGCATCAGCCGCTCTATGGGACCGGCCCGTAAGGACAAGGATCAAAGACCTCTTAATGAAGTGATGTGCTCTTTGCTTGCCAAAGCAGGCTATGAAGTGATTATTCCGCCGGGGTTGGATAAGCTTTGCTGTGGCATGCCTTGGGAGAGCAAAGGTTTTTTTGATATTGCCGATGAAAAAAGCGCGGAATTGGAAAAAGTTCTGCTCCAAGCCAGCGAGAATGGCAAATATCCCATCGTTTGCGATACCAGCCCCTGCCTTTACCGTATGAAACGAGCCTTCACATCAGGCATAGAGCTGCATGAATCCGTAGAATTTACCCATGACTTTTTGCTCCATCGCTTAAAGATCAAGAAAGCACGGGAAACCATTGCCGTTCACGTTACCTGCAGCTCGGTTAAAATGCGTCTGAGCGAAAAGTTCAAAGCCCTTGCCGAGGCTTGTGCTGAGAAAGTAATCATTCCCGATGATGTTCATTGCTGCGGTTTTGCCGGAGATAAAGGGTTTACTTACCCGGAATTAAACGATGCCGCATTGGCGGGGCTTAATGGAGCCCTACCTGATAATTGCGCCGGAGGATATTCCAACAGCCGGACTTGCGAGATTGGCTTATCCGCTCACAGTGGCATCAGCTACCAATCCTTAATCTATCTGGTGGATCGCTGCTCCAGTCCCTTAAGGTAA
- a CDS encoding MASE3 domain-containing protein, with the protein MFLWKTLKHHSIAAIGLLYFISRLVYTDIQWVIPSPYFLFLHTLLEFFSIIVSFTIALQCLASYPYTKSDRKYLLGIIFMSVGLYDLMHVLTYKGMFLNSTGARSTYFWLIARLTEAIGLLIYILNRAPKKRVSRVLGSVCLTIILIVIMKWGASLPAMLTPDGGLTPLKIAVEYFVCSLNFAALFILIYKSHSEEVPKRSNLSNALLLLLISELFFTIYNNIYDIDNVAGHIFKFLGYIFILKNILIKNLHEPFKKIASGFQYFNTVFQFAPVGLSIIRISDNQFLEINHCFTNYLGLLGEDVIGKTPLEVGFNATDWTKILDYAKNNKPHLGATSLGNLEISLEREGSGIAAISAETIQLGHEECILMSLTDIKELKSLHTEMVRLDRLNLVGQMAAGIAHEIRNPMTTVRGYLQLMGEKTQDMGQKSTLHFMIEELDRANTIIKEFLTLAKSHKPNYQIFNLNTLLQNLHPLIEADSFTQNKQIRFTPGDIPDIEISPKDITQMVLNICRNGLEAMSEGGCLTIQTYKKNHTVVLAIKDEGHGIPKELLEKLGTPFFTTKESGTGLGLSICYKIAKSHNARIDVLSSPEGTQFLISFPLQSILISSD; encoded by the coding sequence TTGTTTTTGTGGAAAACCCTGAAACATCACAGCATCGCAGCAATAGGGCTGCTTTATTTCATCAGTAGATTAGTTTATACAGACATTCAATGGGTTATCCCATCCCCTTATTTCCTTTTTCTTCATACTCTTCTCGAGTTCTTCAGCATTATTGTATCCTTTACTATCGCCTTGCAATGCTTGGCTTCCTACCCCTATACTAAATCGGACCGCAAGTACCTTCTTGGTATCATCTTTATGTCGGTGGGCCTCTATGATTTAATGCATGTCTTAACTTATAAAGGCATGTTTCTCAACTCCACAGGAGCAAGGTCTACCTATTTCTGGTTAATTGCCCGGCTGACCGAGGCAATTGGTCTTTTGATTTACATATTAAATCGGGCTCCTAAAAAAAGAGTTTCCAGGGTTCTTGGCTCTGTCTGTTTAACGATTATTTTGATTGTCATTATGAAATGGGGAGCTTCTTTACCTGCTATGCTGACTCCCGACGGCGGGTTAACTCCTCTCAAAATAGCTGTTGAATATTTTGTGTGCAGTTTGAATTTTGCAGCACTTTTCATATTAATTTACAAATCTCACAGCGAAGAGGTGCCGAAGCGCTCCAACCTTTCGAATGCCTTGCTTTTGCTCCTCATTAGCGAATTATTTTTCACAATATACAATAATATCTACGATATAGATAATGTGGCAGGGCATATCTTCAAATTCCTGGGATATATCTTTATCCTCAAAAACATACTGATTAAAAACTTACACGAACCATTCAAAAAAATCGCATCAGGTTTTCAATATTTTAATACAGTCTTTCAGTTTGCACCGGTTGGTCTCTCTATTATCAGAATATCGGATAATCAATTTTTAGAAATAAATCATTGCTTTACTAATTACCTGGGGCTTTTAGGCGAAGATGTGATCGGCAAAACTCCTCTCGAAGTAGGGTTCAATGCAACAGACTGGACAAAAATCCTCGACTATGCCAAAAACAACAAACCTCACTTGGGAGCAACGTCCCTTGGCAATTTAGAAATCTCTCTGGAGAGGGAAGGAAGTGGCATTGCGGCGATTTCTGCCGAAACCATCCAGCTGGGCCATGAGGAATGCATCTTAATGTCACTCACGGATATTAAGGAGTTAAAAAGCTTGCATACGGAGATGGTCCGGCTGGACCGCCTTAACCTGGTAGGTCAGATGGCTGCCGGTATCGCCCACGAAATCAGGAATCCCATGACCACAGTCCGGGGATATCTTCAGCTCATGGGGGAAAAAACTCAGGATATGGGGCAAAAATCAACCCTCCACTTCATGATAGAAGAGTTGGATCGGGCCAACACGATCATCAAAGAATTTCTTACCCTGGCCAAAAGCCATAAACCCAATTACCAAATCTTTAACCTCAATACATTGCTGCAAAACCTGCATCCCCTGATTGAGGCCGATTCTTTCACCCAAAACAAACAAATCCGTTTTACCCCCGGAGATATCCCCGATATCGAGATCAGCCCCAAAGACATTACCCAGATGGTCTTAAATATATGCAGAAATGGCCTTGAAGCGATGTCTGAAGGGGGATGCCTGACGATCCAAACTTATAAAAAAAACCATACCGTGGTTTTAGCTATTAAAGATGAGGGCCATGGCATACCCAAAGAATTATTGGAAAAACTAGGCACCCCGTTTTTTACCACAAAGGAAAGCGGAACAGGCTTAGGGCTATCCATATGTTATAAAATAGCGAAATCCCATAACGCCAGGATCGATGTCCTTTCCAGCCCTGAGGGCACCCAATTTCTGATTAGTTTTCCTTTGCAGTCCATACTCATCTCTTCCGATTAG
- the htpG gene encoding molecular chaperone HtpG gives MSQIETKEFQTEIRQLLDIVINSLYTDREIFLRELISNAADASEKVRYMQLSGQNVKDQELPLEIRITPDENAKTLTIADAGIGMTKEDLIENIGTIAHSGSKAFVQRLAEAGDKKDVNLIGQFGVGFYSAFMVADKVSLTSRSYEPDAQGYRWESDGRGSYSISEAMDLPRGTSITLHLKEDAHSFAQADTVKRIIKQYSSFVPYPVYVGEEKINTVQALWTKNKNEISEEEYKEFYKYIANAYDEPLMRMHFSSDAPINLNALLFVPKSNMEKFGFGRMEAGVNLYCKKVLIQEKAKDIVPEWLRFARGVVDSEELPLNISRETMQDSALIAKLNKVVTSRFLKFLDDQAKNEPEIFKEFWNEFSIFLKEGAANDFTHRQEILKLLRFESSKTGEGELISLGDYVGRMKEGQEAIYFINGPTRQIIEEGPYLEVFKNKDYEVIYTYDGIDDYVFDMIREYDGKRLLSADHGDLNLADEDGASAEEKLLSEEELKEFNDWLKEVLGEKVTEVRESKRLVDSPAIILSHYGTHSMQRMMQLMNRDLQDVPAGILEINPKHVLIQRLNDLRKQEDSFAPLAAEQLFANAQIAAGIIVDPRSMVSRLNEILEKALR, from the coding sequence ATGAGTCAGATTGAAACAAAAGAGTTCCAGACAGAGATCAGGCAGCTGCTCGATATTGTCATTAATTCCCTTTATACGGATCGGGAGATTTTTCTGCGTGAATTGATTTCCAATGCTGCCGATGCTTCAGAAAAAGTAAGGTATATGCAATTATCCGGACAAAATGTCAAGGATCAAGAGCTTCCCCTGGAAATTCGCATTACTCCCGATGAAAACGCCAAGACCTTAACCATTGCCGATGCCGGTATTGGCATGACCAAGGAGGATTTAATTGAGAATATAGGGACCATCGCCCATTCCGGCTCCAAAGCTTTCGTGCAGCGTTTGGCGGAAGCGGGGGATAAGAAAGATGTCAATCTGATTGGTCAGTTTGGGGTCGGTTTCTATTCGGCTTTCATGGTGGCGGATAAGGTGTCCCTTACCAGCCGCTCCTATGAACCTGATGCCCAGGGCTATCGTTGGGAATCCGACGGAAGAGGCAGTTACAGTATTTCTGAAGCAATGGATCTGCCCCGGGGAACCAGCATCACCCTTCACCTGAAAGAAGATGCTCATTCCTTTGCCCAGGCCGATACCGTGAAGCGCATTATTAAGCAGTACTCCAGCTTTGTGCCTTATCCCGTCTATGTCGGTGAGGAAAAGATCAATACAGTTCAAGCCTTATGGACGAAGAATAAGAATGAGATCTCTGAAGAGGAGTACAAAGAGTTTTATAAGTATATCGCCAATGCCTATGACGAGCCCTTAATGCGCATGCATTTTTCCTCGGATGCTCCCATTAACCTCAATGCATTGCTGTTCGTTCCTAAATCCAATATGGAAAAGTTCGGCTTTGGACGGATGGAGGCCGGGGTCAACCTCTATTGCAAAAAAGTCCTCATTCAGGAAAAAGCCAAGGACATTGTGCCGGAGTGGCTGCGTTTTGCCCGGGGCGTGGTGGACAGTGAAGAACTTCCCTTGAACATTTCCCGTGAAACCATGCAGGACAGCGCCTTGATCGCCAAACTGAATAAGGTGGTGACCAGCCGCTTCCTGAAATTCCTGGATGATCAAGCGAAGAACGAACCGGAGATCTTTAAGGAATTCTGGAATGAGTTCAGTATTTTCCTTAAGGAAGGGGCTGCCAACGACTTTACCCATCGTCAGGAGATCCTGAAGCTGCTGCGCTTTGAGTCCTCGAAGACGGGAGAAGGGGAGCTGATATCCTTAGGGGATTATGTGGGCCGGATGAAGGAAGGACAAGAAGCGATCTACTTTATCAACGGTCCGACCCGGCAGATTATCGAGGAGGGTCCTTATTTAGAGGTCTTTAAAAACAAAGACTATGAAGTCATCTATACCTATGATGGCATCGACGACTATGTCTTCGATATGATCAGGGAATATGACGGCAAGCGTTTGCTGTCCGCCGATCATGGGGATCTTAACCTCGCTGATGAGGATGGGGCCTCGGCAGAGGAAAAGCTTTTATCAGAAGAGGAGCTTAAAGAATTTAATGACTGGCTTAAGGAAGTGCTGGGGGAGAAAGTGACGGAAGTCCGTGAATCCAAGCGCTTGGTGGACAGTCCGGCCATCATCCTCAGTCATTATGGTACCCACAGCATGCAGCGGATGATGCAGCTGATGAACAGGGACCTGCAGGACGTTCCGGCCGGAATTCTGGAGATCAATCCCAAGCATGTTCTGATCCAGCGTCTCAACGATTTAAGAAAGCAGGAGGATTCCTTTGCTCCTCTGGCCGCTGAGCAGCTTTTTGCCAATGCCCAGATTGCAGCGGGAATCATCGTGGATCCCCGGAGCATGGTCAGCCGGTTAAATGAGATACTTGAGAAAGCCTTGAGATAA
- a CDS encoding DNA recombination protein RmuC, translating into MIYLPIVNSALAALTVFILIFLLSQFFKFQRENSTHALHTKLQSLENQITQLEKNLERQERLWQGEFARNREENNTNSRQGREEMSHALKRFSDSQLTQMSEIATLQRSQLDIFSKQLNNLSQTNEQKLEQLRQTVEERLRLIQQDNAQKLELMRVTVDEKLTSTLEQRLGESFKMVSDRLEQVHKGLGEMQTLASGVGDLKKVLTNVKTRGTWGEIQLGNLLEQLLTPDQYSINIATKAGSKDRVEFAINIPAKDGHDRLVYLPIDAKFPLEDYHRLLDAQEQSNLPRIAEAEKALEYRIKTEAKSIHEKYVDPPNTTDFAILFLPVEGLYAEILRRPGLCELLQREYKVVIAGPTTLAALLNSLQMGFRTLAIEKRSSEVWNLLSAVKTEFGKFTEILEKTQKKLQEASNTIETATRKSRSIGRKLKEVQTLPVEESAALLAAGEEE; encoded by the coding sequence ATGATCTATTTACCTATCGTGAACAGCGCCCTCGCCGCCCTTACCGTCTTCATACTTATCTTCCTTTTGAGTCAGTTTTTCAAATTCCAACGGGAGAACTCTACTCACGCTCTACATACCAAACTTCAGTCCTTGGAAAACCAAATAACCCAATTAGAAAAAAACCTGGAACGCCAGGAACGCCTTTGGCAAGGGGAGTTTGCCCGCAACCGGGAAGAGAATAATACCAACTCCCGGCAAGGGCGTGAGGAAATGAGTCACGCCTTAAAACGCTTCAGCGACTCCCAGCTCACCCAAATGTCGGAAATCGCCACTCTCCAGCGCAGTCAACTGGATATATTCTCTAAGCAGCTCAACAATCTCTCTCAAACCAATGAGCAGAAGCTGGAACAGCTGCGCCAAACGGTTGAGGAACGGCTGCGGCTTATTCAGCAGGATAATGCCCAAAAGCTGGAGCTGATGCGGGTTACCGTGGATGAAAAGCTGACCAGTACCTTGGAACAGCGACTTGGTGAGTCCTTCAAAATGGTGAGCGACCGGCTTGAACAAGTCCACAAAGGCTTGGGCGAAATGCAGACCTTGGCTTCCGGTGTCGGGGACCTGAAAAAAGTCCTCACCAATGTCAAAACCCGGGGAACCTGGGGCGAGATCCAGCTGGGCAATCTCCTGGAACAGCTCCTGACCCCTGATCAATATTCGATCAATATTGCCACTAAAGCCGGGAGCAAGGACCGTGTGGAATTCGCCATCAATATTCCGGCTAAAGACGGACATGACCGCCTGGTCTATCTCCCCATCGATGCCAAATTTCCTCTGGAGGATTACCATCGCTTATTGGATGCCCAGGAACAAAGCAATCTTCCCCGGATCGCCGAAGCGGAGAAAGCCCTCGAATACCGCATCAAAACGGAAGCCAAATCCATTCATGAAAAATACGTGGACCCTCCCAACACTACGGATTTTGCTATCCTGTTCCTGCCTGTTGAAGGCCTTTATGCGGAGATTCTCCGCCGCCCCGGGCTCTGTGAATTGCTGCAAAGAGAGTATAAAGTGGTTATCGCCGGTCCCACCACCTTAGCCGCTCTGCTTAACAGCCTGCAAATGGGCTTTCGAACCCTGGCCATCGAAAAGCGCTCCAGTGAGGTTTGGAATCTCCTGAGTGCAGTCAAGACGGAGTTCGGCAAGTTCACGGAGATTTTGGAAAAGACCCAGAAAAAGCTCCAGGAAGCCAGCAACACCATCGAGACCGCCACCCGGAAATCCCGGTCCATCGGCCGGAAGCTTAAAGAGGTGCAGACTCTGCCTGTGGAGGAGAGCGCGGCCTTGCTGGCCGCCGGAGAAGAGGAGTAG